In Blautia sp. SC05B48, a single genomic region encodes these proteins:
- the rlmD gene encoding 23S rRNA (uracil(1939)-C(5))-methyltransferase RlmD: MEQKETVCSVAKKCGGCRYQGVSYQEQLRRKQRITEGLLKKFGKVEPIIGMEDPYYYRNKVHAAFGRDRKGNVISGIYEEKSHRIVSVDDCMIEDKKSQEIIRTIRGMLKSFKIKTYDEDTGYGLLRHVLVRRGFSTGEIMVVLVTVSPIFPSKNNFVKALRKEHPEITTVVLNVNDRQTSMVLGDRNIVLYGPGFIKDRLMGLTFRISPSSFYQVNPVQTEVLYGKAMEFAAMTGKERVIDAYCGTGTIGIIASGNARDVIGVELNRDAIRDARMNARENKIRNVRFVPGDAGWFMEGMAAEGEKVEVVLMDPPRSGSDRKFLHSLLTLSPEKIVYVSCNPETLARDLACLTKRDYLVKKMQPVDMFPLTDSVEVVCLLENRRTRPGRA; this comes from the coding sequence ATGGAACAGAAAGAGACTGTCTGTTCAGTTGCGAAGAAATGCGGCGGTTGCCGTTATCAGGGTGTATCCTACCAGGAGCAGCTTCGCAGGAAACAGAGAATTACAGAAGGCCTTCTGAAAAAATTCGGAAAAGTAGAGCCGATCATTGGAATGGAAGATCCCTATTATTACAGAAACAAAGTTCATGCAGCTTTTGGCCGTGACCGGAAGGGAAACGTAATTTCCGGGATTTATGAGGAGAAGAGTCATAGGATCGTTTCCGTAGATGACTGTATGATCGAAGATAAAAAAAGTCAGGAAATCATCCGTACCATACGTGGTATGCTGAAATCCTTTAAGATCAAGACCTATGATGAGGATACAGGATATGGACTTCTCCGCCATGTGCTTGTGCGGAGAGGCTTTTCCACAGGAGAGATCATGGTGGTATTAGTTACGGTTTCTCCAATATTTCCATCTAAGAATAACTTTGTAAAAGCTCTCCGTAAAGAGCATCCGGAGATCACTACGGTGGTTCTCAATGTCAATGACAGACAGACAAGCATGGTACTTGGAGACCGCAATATCGTACTTTACGGACCGGGATTCATCAAAGATCGACTTATGGGACTGACCTTCCGTATTTCTCCATCTTCTTTTTATCAGGTAAATCCTGTGCAGACAGAAGTACTTTACGGAAAGGCTATGGAGTTTGCGGCAATGACAGGAAAAGAGAGGGTGATCGATGCTTACTGTGGCACAGGTACTATCGGGATCATCGCTTCCGGGAATGCCAGGGATGTCATTGGTGTAGAACTGAACCGTGATGCTATCCGTGATGCCAGAATGAATGCCAGGGAAAACAAGATCCGTAATGTTCGTTTTGTTCCGGGAGATGCAGGATGGTTTATGGAAGGAATGGCAGCAGAGGGAGAGAAGGTGGAGGTTGTTCTCATGGATCCGCCACGTTCCGGAAGTGACCGTAAATTCCTTCACTCCCTTTTGACTCTTTCACCGGAAAAAATTGTTTATGTATCCTGCAACCCGGAAACCCTGGCAAGAGATCTTGCCTGCCTTACTAAGAGAGATTACCTGGTAAAGAAGATGCAGCCGGTTGATATGTTCCCGCTCACCGATTCAGTGGAGGTTGTTTGCCTTCTGGAGAATCGTAGGACCAGACCGGGAAGAGCTTAG
- the eutJ gene encoding ethanolamine utilization protein EutJ encodes MELKNRTLSNFAELVETGECKKFRGRLKTGIDLGTANTVLAVVDRNNRPIAGISAPSHAIQDGVIVNYYESVQLVTKLKNELEERLGTELTYGAAAIPPGVSEGSVKSIGYVLEGAGFEVTNIVDEPTAAAAVLKITDGAVVDVGGGTTGISILKDGKVIYTDDEATGGSHMTMTVAGHYKIPYEEAEVLKTTPEKEDEIFPVIKATVEKMAVITEKFLKGYQVPAVYVVGGSSMFKEFTTVFEKRLKLPVYRPVHPLLVTPLGIAYHCELPKI; translated from the coding sequence ATGGAATTAAAAAACAGAACTTTGTCCAATTTTGCAGAACTTGTAGAAACAGGTGAATGTAAAAAATTCCGCGGTCGTCTGAAGACAGGCATAGACCTTGGTACTGCCAATACCGTTCTTGCCGTTGTCGACCGGAATAACCGTCCCATAGCCGGAATTTCCGCACCATCCCATGCGATTCAGGATGGAGTGATCGTCAATTACTATGAATCTGTCCAGCTTGTGACAAAGCTTAAAAATGAGCTGGAGGAAAGGCTTGGCACAGAACTTACTTACGGTGCTGCTGCCATCCCTCCGGGAGTTTCTGAAGGCAGTGTCAAAAGCATCGGCTATGTTCTGGAGGGTGCCGGTTTCGAGGTTACAAATATCGTGGACGAGCCTACTGCCGCAGCTGCTGTCCTTAAGATCACAGACGGTGCTGTTGTGGATGTGGGTGGCGGCACAACCGGTATCAGCATCCTGAAAGACGGAAAAGTTATCTACACCGATGATGAGGCTACTGGCGGCAGCCATATGACCATGACAGTCGCCGGTCACTATAAGATCCCTTATGAGGAAGCCGAAGTATTGAAAACTACTCCGGAAAAAGAAGACGAAATTTTCCCTGTGATCAAGGCCACTGTAGAAAAAATGGCTGTGATCACCGAGAAATTTCTAAAGGGCTATCAGGTTCCGGCTGTTTATGTAGTTGGCGGTTCTTCCATGTTTAAGGAATTTACTACCGTTTTTGAAAAGAGGCTGAAGCTTCCGGTATACCGTCCGGTCCATCCGCTTCTTGTTACGCCCCTTGGCATCGCATATCACTGTGAGCTGCCAAAAATCTAA
- a CDS encoding glycogen debranching protein has translation MKTQNQTMLSENTLTSRPTDIIAGFPVRPGFFELNGATPLSNGVNFTAHTRHGTSCELLLFHYGEEEPFAVLPFPNACRIGDVYSMIVMGLDIEDLEYGYRIDGPYEPEKGHIFDKTKVLLDPYAKAVAGQREWGQQKIGSYHARVVRDSFDWEDMPQSTRKISDLIIYELHVRGFTQDSSSGVMHPGTFAGLREKIPYLKELGINAVELMPIFEFDENMNARTVNGKRLLEYWGYNSVNFFSPNTSYASKPEHNCEGTELKELIRELHENGIEVILDVVFNHTAEGNELGKTFCFKGFDNKVYYMLTPEGNYYNFSGCGNTLNCNHPIVRQMILECLRYWTINYRVDGFRFDLASILGRHEDGSPLNNPPLLELLAYDPVLRNVKLIAEAWDAGGLYQVGSFPASRRWAEWNGRYRDCLRSFLKGDFWNAWDAAWSISGSGDLYGGFYSDHNDNYAGYNSCVNFLTCHDGFTMYDLYSYNEKHNEANGWNNTDGSNDNRSWNCGEEGDSTNPEVLSLRFRMIRNACAVLMSSRGTPMFLAGDEFGNTKHGNNNTYCQDNETSWINWKLLEKNHDLFEFFKFMIRFRKDHPVISRKLPNAVCGMENIHTHNIDARDVTIPRDAHTFAVSFAGYDKSKGTDDLIYIVINAYWEDVTVTLPELARPGAWYLCVNTFGDGNGRYFYEKGQEPRIEHDFCMRPRSVAIFTGRNY, from the coding sequence ATGAAAACACAGAATCAGACTATGCTCTCTGAGAATACACTGACATCCCGGCCCACAGATATTATTGCGGGATTTCCTGTACGTCCCGGGTTTTTTGAATTAAATGGCGCTACTCCTCTTTCCAACGGAGTCAACTTTACCGCACATACCCGCCACGGTACATCCTGCGAGCTTCTTCTTTTCCACTACGGAGAAGAGGAACCCTTCGCAGTCCTTCCTTTTCCCAATGCCTGTCGTATCGGTGATGTCTACTCCATGATCGTCATGGGACTGGACATCGAAGATCTGGAGTACGGCTACCGCATTGACGGTCCTTACGAACCGGAAAAGGGTCACATCTTCGATAAGACAAAGGTTCTTCTTGATCCTTATGCCAAAGCCGTTGCCGGTCAGCGTGAATGGGGCCAGCAAAAGATCGGAAGCTATCATGCCCGTGTGGTACGTGATTCCTTTGACTGGGAAGACATGCCGCAGTCCACCCGTAAGATCAGTGACCTGATCATCTATGAGCTTCACGTCCGCGGCTTTACACAGGATTCTTCTTCCGGTGTTATGCACCCGGGAACCTTTGCCGGTCTTCGTGAAAAGATCCCTTATCTCAAGGAACTGGGGATCAACGCCGTAGAGCTGATGCCGATCTTCGAGTTCGACGAGAATATGAATGCCCGTACTGTAAATGGCAAACGGCTTCTGGAATACTGGGGATACAATTCTGTCAACTTCTTTTCTCCAAACACCAGCTACGCTTCCAAGCCGGAGCATAACTGTGAGGGAACTGAGCTGAAAGAGCTGATCCGTGAGCTCCACGAAAATGGCATCGAAGTAATTCTTGATGTTGTATTCAATCATACCGCCGAAGGAAACGAGCTGGGAAAAACCTTCTGCTTTAAGGGCTTTGACAATAAGGTTTATTATATGCTGACTCCAGAGGGAAATTACTACAATTTCAGCGGATGTGGAAATACTCTGAACTGTAACCATCCCATTGTACGTCAGATGATCCTTGAATGCTTACGTTACTGGACCATCAACTACCGTGTGGACGGCTTCCGCTTCGATCTTGCCAGCATTCTCGGACGCCATGAGGACGGTTCTCCACTTAACAATCCGCCCCTTCTGGAGCTTCTCGCTTACGATCCGGTCCTTAGAAATGTCAAACTGATCGCAGAAGCCTGGGATGCCGGCGGGCTGTATCAGGTTGGTTCTTTCCCTGCCAGCCGCAGATGGGCTGAATGGAATGGCCGTTACCGTGACTGCCTCCGTTCCTTCCTGAAGGGAGATTTCTGGAATGCCTGGGACGCTGCATGGAGTATTTCCGGTTCCGGTGATCTGTACGGAGGCTTTTATTCTGATCATAATGACAATTATGCAGGATACAATTCCTGTGTCAATTTCCTTACCTGCCACGATGGCTTCACCATGTATGATCTTTATTCCTACAATGAAAAACACAACGAAGCAAACGGCTGGAATAACACCGACGGTTCCAACGATAACCGCAGCTGGAACTGTGGAGAAGAGGGCGATTCCACCAACCCCGAAGTGCTCTCCCTCCGCTTCCGCATGATACGAAATGCCTGTGCTGTACTGATGTCCAGCCGCGGAACCCCGATGTTCCTTGCAGGTGATGAATTCGGAAACACAAAACACGGAAATAACAATACCTACTGTCAGGATAACGAAACCTCATGGATCAACTGGAAGCTTCTGGAGAAAAATCACGATCTTTTTGAATTTTTCAAATTTATGATCCGGTTCCGTAAAGACCACCCTGTTATCTCCCGGAAGCTTCCCAACGCAGTATGCGGTATGGAAAATATCCACACTCATAACATTGACGCAAGGGATGTGACCATTCCAAGAGATGCCCACACCTTCGCTGTAAGCTTTGCAGGCTATGATAAGAGCAAAGGCACTGATGACCTGATCTACATTGTGATCAACGCATACTGGGAGGACGTAACGGTCACACTTCCGGAGCTTGCCCGTCCCGGTGCATGGTATCTCTGTGTCAACACGTTCGGTGACGGAAATGGCCGTTATTTCTACGAAAAAGGCCAGGAGCCACGCATTGAACACGATTTCTGCATGCGGCCCAGATCCGTTGCCATCTTTACCGGCCGCAATTATTAG
- a CDS encoding ATP-binding protein yields MNEETLEISFDQIEKERGKYLLIDTRDKVTVEYGMIPGAISVPEQELEERAEELKGDKIPVLYCTRGLFSQEGAEMLREKGIPALSLKGGYTGWLFQQMQKESGKENSEEEENDAMEQRRKDIELSIRKKFHKQLFSRFARGINDYELVKPGDKIAVCISGGKDSMLMAKLFQELKRHNKFPFELVFLVMDPGYNEANRAVIEHNARLLGIPITVFETEIFDAVYNIEKSPCYLCARMRRGYLYSKAKELGCNKIALGHHYDDVIETILMGMLYGAQVQTMMPKLHSTNFEGMQLIRPMYLIREADIKHWRDYNDLHFIQCACKFTDTCTTCRTDGTSVSKRMEIKNLIAELKKVNPHVESNIFRSVENVNLHTVIAYKKDGVKHSFLEGYED; encoded by the coding sequence ATGAATGAAGAAACACTGGAGATTTCTTTTGACCAGATAGAGAAAGAACGGGGGAAATATCTTCTGATAGATACCCGTGATAAAGTAACTGTAGAATATGGAATGATCCCGGGAGCAATCTCTGTTCCGGAACAGGAACTGGAAGAGCGGGCAGAAGAACTGAAGGGGGATAAGATACCGGTCCTTTACTGTACAAGAGGGCTTTTCAGCCAGGAGGGTGCAGAGATGCTCCGGGAAAAAGGAATTCCCGCACTGAGCCTGAAAGGTGGATATACAGGATGGCTTTTTCAGCAGATGCAGAAAGAATCCGGTAAAGAGAACAGTGAAGAAGAGGAAAATGATGCAATGGAACAGCGGCGGAAGGATATCGAGCTGAGTATCCGCAAAAAGTTCCATAAGCAGCTGTTTTCCAGATTTGCCAGGGGAATCAACGATTATGAGCTGGTGAAGCCGGGAGATAAGATAGCAGTCTGTATTTCCGGTGGTAAGGACTCTATGTTGATGGCCAAACTGTTCCAGGAACTGAAGCGTCATAACAAGTTTCCCTTTGAACTGGTGTTTCTTGTGATGGATCCGGGATATAATGAGGCAAACCGTGCGGTGATCGAGCACAATGCCAGGCTTCTCGGGATTCCGATCACAGTGTTTGAGACTGAGATCTTCGATGCGGTTTATAATATAGAAAAATCCCCATGCTATCTCTGTGCCCGTATGAGAAGGGGCTATCTTTACAGCAAGGCAAAGGAGCTTGGCTGCAACAAGATCGCTCTTGGACATCACTATGATGATGTGATCGAGACGATCCTGATGGGAATGCTTTACGGAGCGCAGGTACAGACTATGATGCCGAAGCTCCATAGTACAAATTTTGAGGGAATGCAGCTGATCCGTCCTATGTATCTGATCCGGGAGGCAGATATCAAACACTGGAGAGATTATAATGACCTTCATTTTATCCAGTGTGCATGTAAATTTACCGATACCTGTACTACCTGCCGTACAGATGGTACCAGTGTTTCCAAGAGAATGGAGATCAAGAATCTGATCGCAGAACTTAAGAAGGTAAATCCACATGTAGAAAGTAATATTTTCCGAAGTGTGGAAAATGTTAATCTTCATACAGTTATCGCATACAAAAAAGATGGAGTGAAACATTCTTTTCTGGAAGGGTATGAGGACTGA
- the pap gene encoding polyphosphate:AMP phosphotransferase, with protein MLKNWNPEQIPEKEDIKVRLSAARTRLYELQMALKEHKIPVIVLFEGWGASGKGSTISKVIKNIDPRFFKVATMSAPTEEELRKPFLYRYFREIPEAGKFTFLDSGWMDQTCRERMDKKLKGDNYSKRIDSIRRFERQLTDNGYVLLKFFIQIDRKEQEKRMGILLESKDTRWRVNEYDLWQNDHYKKCRKIFDQYMQDTNTSAAPWYIVDAGDRKWAELQVLETMISNIEVAMENSKHAVPILQNVFPLVEMPRLSEIPLDGKEVGDEEYKAELKELQAKLGSLHNRLYRKRVPVIITYEGWDAAGKGGNIKRITEALDPRGFEVYPIASPEPHEKARHYLWRFWTRLPKDGHIAIFDRTWYGRVMVERLEGFCSENDWRRAYNEINEFEKELSDWGAVIVKFWVHIDKDTQLARFNDRQSNPEKQWKITDEDWRNREKWDQYETAVDEMLQKTSTAYAPWHILESVDKKYARLKALRIVIEEIEKALK; from the coding sequence ATGTTGAAAAACTGGAACCCGGAACAGATTCCGGAAAAAGAGGATATCAAAGTGCGTTTAAGTGCTGCAAGAACCAGATTATATGAATTGCAGATGGCTCTGAAAGAGCATAAGATTCCGGTGATCGTGCTGTTTGAAGGCTGGGGAGCTTCCGGAAAAGGAAGTACCATAAGTAAGGTGATCAAGAATATCGATCCTCGTTTCTTCAAAGTTGCGACTATGTCAGCACCTACAGAGGAAGAACTTCGGAAACCATTTCTTTACCGATATTTCAGGGAAATCCCGGAAGCGGGCAAGTTTACATTCCTGGATTCAGGATGGATGGATCAGACCTGTCGTGAACGTATGGATAAAAAGCTGAAGGGTGACAATTATTCAAAACGGATTGACAGTATCCGGAGATTTGAACGTCAGCTGACGGATAATGGATATGTACTCCTGAAATTTTTTATACAGATCGACCGGAAAGAACAGGAAAAACGTATGGGCATCCTTCTGGAAAGCAAGGATACCAGATGGAGAGTCAATGAATATGATCTCTGGCAGAATGATCATTATAAGAAGTGCAGAAAGATTTTCGACCAGTATATGCAGGATACCAATACATCTGCGGCTCCATGGTATATTGTCGATGCCGGTGACCGGAAGTGGGCAGAACTGCAGGTACTGGAAACCATGATCAGCAATATAGAGGTTGCCATGGAAAACAGCAAACATGCAGTGCCGATCCTGCAGAATGTTTTTCCTCTGGTGGAGATGCCCAGATTAAGCGAGATTCCTCTGGATGGAAAAGAAGTGGGGGATGAAGAGTACAAGGCTGAGCTTAAGGAACTGCAGGCAAAGCTTGGAAGCCTGCATAACCGTCTTTACCGAAAAAGAGTGCCTGTGATCATCACCTATGAAGGCTGGGATGCTGCCGGAAAGGGAGGAAATATCAAGAGGATCACGGAGGCTCTTGATCCCCGTGGATTTGAGGTATATCCTATCGCAAGTCCGGAGCCTCATGAAAAAGCCCGTCATTATCTGTGGCGTTTCTGGACAAGGCTTCCCAAGGATGGTCACATTGCCATCTTTGACCGGACGTGGTACGGAAGAGTGATGGTAGAACGTCTGGAGGGCTTCTGCAGCGAGAATGACTGGAGACGTGCCTACAATGAGATCAATGAATTTGAGAAGGAGCTTTCTGACTGGGGCGCTGTGATCGTGAAATTCTGGGTCCACATTGATAAGGACACCCAGCTTGCCAGGTTCAACGACCGCCAGAGCAATCCGGAAAAACAGTGGAAGATCACGGATGAGGACTGGAGAAACCGTGAAAAATGGGATCAGTATGAAACAGCAGTAGATGAGATGCTTCAGAAAACCAGTACTGCTTATGCACCATGGCACATTCTGGAATCCGTAGATAAGAAATATGCAAGGCTGAAGGCGCTTCGGATCGTGATCGAAGAAATTGAGAAAGCGCTGAAATAA
- the sigG gene encoding RNA polymerase sporulation sigma factor SigG yields MALNKVEICGVNTSTLPVLDQEEKAELFKRIKAGDEEARELYIKGNLRLVLSVIRRFQNSSENPDDLFQIGCIGLIKAIDNFDTTLQVKFSTYAVPMIIGEIRRYLRDNNSIRVSRSLRDIAYKTIYTRENYMRQHLKEPTIAEIADEIGIDKEMIVYAMDAIQSPVSLFEPVYSEGGDTLYVMDQISDKKNLEENWVEDISLRDAMNRLGERERHIIDLRFYEGKTQMEVADEIGISQAQVSRLEKHALRSMRNYLRN; encoded by the coding sequence ATGGCACTGAATAAAGTTGAAATCTGCGGAGTAAATACCTCAACCCTTCCCGTTCTCGATCAGGAAGAAAAGGCGGAGCTCTTTAAAAGAATCAAAGCTGGCGATGAAGAAGCCAGGGAATTGTACATCAAAGGCAATCTGCGGCTTGTTTTAAGCGTGATCCGGCGTTTTCAGAACAGCAGTGAAAATCCGGATGACCTTTTTCAGATCGGCTGCATCGGCCTGATCAAAGCGATCGATAATTTCGACACCACTCTTCAGGTAAAATTTTCCACCTATGCAGTTCCCATGATCATCGGAGAGATCCGAAGATATCTCCGTGATAACAACAGCATACGGGTCAGCCGTTCTCTGCGGGATATCGCTTACAAAACCATCTATACCCGGGAAAACTATATGCGGCAGCATCTCAAAGAGCCTACCATTGCAGAAATCGCTGATGAGATCGGTATCGACAAGGAAATGATCGTCTATGCCATGGATGCGATCCAGAGCCCGGTAAGCCTTTTTGAGCCCGTGTATTCCGAAGGCGGAGATACCCTATATGTTATGGATCAGATCAGTGATAAAAAGAACCTGGAAGAAAACTGGGTGGAGGATATTTCTCTTCGAGATGCCATGAACCGGCTTGGAGAGCGTGAACGTCACATTATCGATCTCCGCTTCTACGAGGGAAAAACCCAAATGGAGGTAGCTGATGAGATTGGTATCTCCCAGGCTCAGGTCAGCCGACTGGAAAAACATGCTCTTCGCAGTATGCGAAACTATCTCCGGAATTGA
- a CDS encoding YlmC/YmxH family sporulation protein, whose product MRICELKQKEVINIHTCRSLGCPLDVEFCCETARLKALIMPEPGKFCWCFSKENEYSIPWDCIRQIGEDIILVDFRNEKLLSGE is encoded by the coding sequence ATGCGCATCTGTGAGCTGAAACAAAAAGAAGTGATCAATATCCATACCTGCCGCAGTCTTGGCTGCCCTCTTGATGTGGAATTCTGCTGTGAAACCGCACGTCTGAAAGCCCTGATCATGCCGGAACCGGGAAAATTTTGCTGGTGTTTTTCCAAAGAAAATGAATATTCCATTCCATGGGACTGCATCCGCCAGATCGGCGAAGATATCATCCTTGTTGATTTCCGTAATGAAAAACTGCTGTCCGGAGAATAA
- the nrdR gene encoding transcriptional regulator NrdR — protein MRCPFCNQDNTRVVDSRPVEDTNSIRRRRLCDACGKRFTTYEKVETIPLTVIKKDQNRESYKRSKIQDGVLRACYKRPIPIERVEEMIDSIEGDIFRSEDREISSTKIGEIVMEHLKDLDAVAYVRFASVYREFKDVSTFMDELKKLIN, from the coding sequence GTGAGATGTCCGTTCTGTAACCAGGATAATACAAGAGTTGTAGATTCCAGACCTGTAGAGGATACCAATTCCATCCGCCGCCGCCGTCTCTGTGATGCCTGCGGAAAGCGTTTTACAACTTATGAGAAGGTGGAAACGATTCCGCTGACTGTGATCAAGAAGGATCAGAACCGGGAAAGCTATAAACGTTCCAAGATCCAGGATGGTGTTCTTCGTGCCTGCTATAAGCGCCCCATTCCCATTGAGAGAGTGGAAGAGATGATCGATTCCATAGAAGGAGATATTTTCCGGTCAGAAGACCGTGAGATCAGCAGTACCAAGATCGGAGAGATCGTTATGGAGCATCTGAAGGATCTGGATGCGGTGGCGTATGTACGCTTTGCGTCTGTATACAGAGAGTTTAAAGATGTCAGTACCTTTATGGATGAGCTGAAGAAGCTGATCAATTAA